Proteins encoded by one window of Arabidopsis thaliana chromosome 2, partial sequence:
- the GLR2.3 gene encoding glutamate receptor 2.3 (glutamate receptor 2.3 (GLR2.3); FUNCTIONS IN: intracellular ligand-gated ion channel activity; INVOLVED IN: cellular calcium ion homeostasis, response to light stimulus; LOCATED IN: endomembrane system, membrane; CONTAINS InterPro DOMAIN/s: Extracellular solute-binding protein, family 3 (InterPro:IPR001638), Ionotropic glutamate receptor (InterPro:IPR001320), Extracellular ligand-binding receptor (InterPro:IPR001828), Glutamate receptor-related (InterPro:IPR015683), Ionotropic glutamate-like receptor, plant (InterPro:IPR017103); BEST Arabidopsis thaliana protein match is: glutamate receptor 2.2 (TAIR:AT2G24720.1); Has 5318 Blast hits to 5220 proteins in 711 species: Archae - 48; Bacteria - 1305; Metazoa - 3164; Fungi - 0; Plants - 641; Viruses - 0; Other Eukaryotes - 160 (source: NCBI BLink).) — protein sequence MRTEKLFFCILLVFFFCLEFNRGQNNGKTLVDVGVVTDVDTSHSKVVMLCINMSISDFYSSNPQFETRLVVNVGDSKSDVVGAAIAALDLIKNKQVKAILGPWTSMQAHFLIEIGQKSRVPIVSYSATSPILTSLRSPYFLRATYEDSFQVQPIKAIIKLFGWREVVPVYIDNTFGEGIMPRLTDALQDINVRIPYRSVIAINATDHEISVELLKMMNMPTRVFLVHMYYDLASRFFIKAKELGLMEPGYVWILTNGVIDDLSLINETAVEAMEGVLGIKTYIPKSPDLEKFRSRWRSLFPRVELSVYGLWAYDATTALAVAIEEAGTNNMTFSKVVDTGRNVSELEALGLSQFGPKLLQTLLTVQFRGLAGEFRFFRGQLQPSVFEIVNIINTGEKSIGFWKEGNGLVKKLDQQASSISALSTWKDHLKHIVWPGEADSVPKGWQIPTKGKKLRIGVPKRTGYTDLVKVTRDPITNSTVVTGFCIDFFEAVIRELPYDVSYEFIPFEKPDGKTAGNYNDLVYQVYLGRYDAVVGDTTILVNRSSYVDFTFPFIKSGVGLIVEMTDPVKRDYILFMKPLSWKLWLTSFISFFLVGCTVWVLEYKRNPDFSGPPRFQASTICWFAFSTMVFAPRERVFSFWARALVIAWYFLVLVLTQSYTASLASLLTSQKLNPTITSMSSLLEKGETVGYQRTSFILGKLKERGFPQSSLVPFDTAEECDELLSKGPKKGGVSGAFLEIPYLRLFLGQFCNTYKMVEEPFNVDGFGFVFPIGSPLVADVSRAILKVAESPKAMELERAWFKKKEQSCPDPITNPDPNPSFTSRQLDIDSFLFLFVGVLLVCVMALGNFTYCFLAKDQVSYLDKVEMSPCSSSQQMPVKRKTQLNMSQVHDQDSL from the exons ATGAGGACCGAAAAGCTTTTCTTCTGCATCTtgctcgtcttcttcttctgtttggaATTCAACAGAGGACAGAACAACGGCAAAACCCTAGTCGATGTCGGTGTTGTAACAGATGTCGATACTTCACACTCGAAGGTTGTCATGCTCTGCATCAACATGTCTATTAGTGATTTCTACTCTTCCAATCCCCAGTTTGAGACAAGGCTTGTTGTCAACGTAGGTGACTCCAAAAGTGACGTTGTAGGTGCCGCGATTGCAG CTCTTGACCTGATAAAGAACAAACAAGTGAAGGCTATTTTGGGGCCATGGACATCTATGCAAGCTCACTTCCTGATCGAGATTGGCCAAAAGTCCCGGGTTCCTATTGTTTCCTATTCTGCAACAAGCCCAATTCTTACTTCCCTTCGTAGTCCATACTTCTTACGTGCTACGTACGAAGACTCCTTTCAAGTTCAACCAATAAAAGCCATCATCAAATTGTTCGGATGGAGAGAAGTTGTGCCAGTTTACATTGACAACACCTTTGGTGAAGGTATAATGCCTCGTCTTACCGATGCTTTACAAGATATTAATGTCCGGATACCTTATAGATCCGTTATCGCTATCAATGCCACTGATCATGAAATCTCCGTGGAGCTTCTTAAGATGATGAACATGCCCACAAGAGTGTTCCTTGTCCACATGTACTATGATCTTGCCTCAAGATTCTTCATTAAAGCAAAAGAGCTTGGTTTGATGGAACCAGGATATGTCTGGATCCTTACCAATGGAGTTATCGATGACTTAAGTTTGATAAATGAGACGGCTGTTGAGGCTATGGAGGGGGTATTGGGTATTAAAACTTATATTCCAAAATCCCCAGATCTTGAGAAGTTTAGATCTCGATGGAGAAGTTTATTCCCACGGGTGGAGCTGAGTGTCTATGGTCTGTGGGCTTATGATGCTACCACCGCACTAGCGGTAGCCATTGAAGAAGCTGGAACAAATAACATGACTTTCAGTAAAGTGGTGGATACAGGGAGGAATGTTTCTGAACTTGAAGCTCTTGGTTTATCTCAGTTCGGTCCAAAGCTTCTCCAAACACTCTTAACAGTTCAGTTCAGAGGACTTGCAGGAGAGTTTCGTTTTTTCCGCGGGCAACTGCAACCATCGGTGTTTGAGATTGTCAATATAATCAATACCGGAGAAAAATCAATAGGATTTTGGAAGGAGGGAAATGGTCTTGTGAAGAAACTTGATCAGCAAGCAAGTAGCATAAGCGCTTTATCTACTTGGAAAGATCATCTTAAACACATTGTATGGCCTGGAGAGGCGGATTCTGTTCCGAAAGGATGGCAGATCCCGACTAAGGGGAAGAAGTTGCGTATTGGAGTTCCCAAAAGAACCGGCTACACTGATCTTGTGAAAGTCACAAGGGATCCTATTACCAATTCAACTGTAGTCACAGGTTTTTGCATAGATTTCTTTGAGGCTGTGATTCGAGAACTGCCTTATGACGTCTCATATGAGTTCATACCTTTCGAAAAACCCGACGGAAAAACAGCCGGTAATTACAACGACTTGGTCTACCAAGTGTACCTCGGG AGATATGATGCGGTTGTGGGAGATACAACCATATTGGTGAACAGGTCTTCTTACGTCGACTTCACATTCCCATTTATTAAATCAGGTGTCGGATTGATCGTTGAAATGACAGACCCAGTAAAGAGAGACTATATACTTTTCATGAAACCTTTGTCATGGAAACTATGGTTGACTTCctttatctctttcttccttGTCGGTTGTACTGTATGGGTTCTCGAATATAAGCGTAATCCGGACTTTAGTGGACCGCCTAGATTCCAAGCTAGTACCATCTGTTGGTTTGCCTTCTCTACCATGGTTTTTGCTCCAA GAGAAAGAGTATTTAGCTTTTGGGCGAGGGCCCTGGTTATCGCATGGTACTTTCTCGTTCTCGTGTTAACCCAGAGTTACACAGCGAGTTTGGCATCGCTTTTGACATCACAGAAATTAAATCCAACAATAACCAGCATGAGTAGTTTGCttgaaaaaggagaaacagTGGGTTATCAGCGAACATCCTTCATCCTTGGAAAGCTTAAAGAAAGAGGTTTCCCGCAATCTAGCCTTGTGCCCTTTGATACTGCAGAAGAATGTGATGAGCTTCTAAGTAAAGGACCAAAAAAAGGTGGTGTCTCTGGAGCTTTCTTGGAAATACCTTACTTGAGACTCTTTCTTGGACAGTTTTGCAACACATACAAAATGGTTGAAGAACCCTTCAATGTTGATGGATTCGGCTTT GTTTTTCCAATCGGATCACCTCTAGTGGCCGATGTTTCAAGGGCCATCTTAAAAGTAGCAGAGTCTCCAAAGGCAATGGAGCTCGAGCGTGCATggttcaagaagaaagaacaaagctGTCCTGATCCAATTACTAATCCAGATCCAAATCCCTCTTTCACCTCTAGGCAGCTTGACATAGacagtttcttgtttctgtttgtTGGCGTGTTACTTGTGTGTGTTATGGCACTCGGAAATTTCACATATTGTTTCCTAGCGAAAGACCAGGTTTCGTACCTCGATAAGGTAGAGATGAGTCCGTGTTCATCAAGTCAACAAATGCCTGTCAAGAGGAAGACACAATTAAATATGTCTCAAGTTCATGACCAAGACAGTctttaa
- the GLR2.3 gene encoding glutamate receptor 2.3, translating into MCALFKPISIIYHLSPKRRKKNLQMRTEKLFFCILLVFFFCLEFNRGQNNGKTLVDVGVVTDVDTSHSKVVMLCINMSISDFYSSNPQFETRLVVNVGDSKSDVVGAAIAALDLIKNKQVKAILGPWTSMQAHFLIEIGQKSRVPIVSYSATSPILTSLRSPYFLRATYEDSFQVQPIKAIIKLFGWREVVPVYIDNTFGEGIMPRLTDALQDINVRIPYRSVIAINATDHEISVELLKMMNMPTRVFLVHMYYDLASRFFIKAKELGLMEPGYVWILTNGVIDDLSLINETAVEAMEGVLGIKTYIPKSPDLEKFRSRWRSLFPRVELSVYGLWAYDATTALAVAIEEAGTNNMTFSKVVDTGRNVSELEALGLSQFGPKLLQTLLTVQFRGLAGEFRFFRGQLQPSVFEIVNIINTGEKSIGFWKEGNGLVKKLDQQASSISALSTWKDHLKHIVWPGEADSVPKGWQIPTKGKKLRIGVPKRTGYTDLVKVTRDPITNSTVVTGFCIDFFEAVIRELPYDVSYEFIPFEKPDGKTAGNYNDLVYQVYLGRYDAVVGDTTILVNRSSYVDFTFPFIKSGVGLIVEMTDPVKRDYILFMKPLSWKLWLTSFISFFLVGCTVWVLEYKRNPDFSGPPRFQASTICWFAFSTMVFAPRERVFSFWARALVIAWYFLVLVLTQSYTASLASLLTSQKLNPTITSMSSLLEKGETVGYQRTSFILGKLKERGFPQSSLVPFDTAEECDELLSKGPKKGGVSGAFLEIPYLRLFLGQFCNTYKMVEEPFNVDGFGFVSSYIKTYVKIALNGERS; encoded by the exons ATGTGTGCATTATTTAAACCAATAAGCATCATCTATCACTTATCacctaaaagaagaaagaaaaatctccaAATGAGGACCGAAAAGCTTTTCTTCTGCATCTtgctcgtcttcttcttctgtttggaATTCAACAGAGGACAGAACAACGGCAAAACCCTAGTCGATGTCGGTGTTGTAACAGATGTCGATACTTCACACTCGAAGGTTGTCATGCTCTGCATCAACATGTCTATTAGTGATTTCTACTCTTCCAATCCCCAGTTTGAGACAAGGCTTGTTGTCAACGTAGGTGACTCCAAAAGTGACGTTGTAGGTGCCGCGATTGCAG CTCTTGACCTGATAAAGAACAAACAAGTGAAGGCTATTTTGGGGCCATGGACATCTATGCAAGCTCACTTCCTGATCGAGATTGGCCAAAAGTCCCGGGTTCCTATTGTTTCCTATTCTGCAACAAGCCCAATTCTTACTTCCCTTCGTAGTCCATACTTCTTACGTGCTACGTACGAAGACTCCTTTCAAGTTCAACCAATAAAAGCCATCATCAAATTGTTCGGATGGAGAGAAGTTGTGCCAGTTTACATTGACAACACCTTTGGTGAAGGTATAATGCCTCGTCTTACCGATGCTTTACAAGATATTAATGTCCGGATACCTTATAGATCCGTTATCGCTATCAATGCCACTGATCATGAAATCTCCGTGGAGCTTCTTAAGATGATGAACATGCCCACAAGAGTGTTCCTTGTCCACATGTACTATGATCTTGCCTCAAGATTCTTCATTAAAGCAAAAGAGCTTGGTTTGATGGAACCAGGATATGTCTGGATCCTTACCAATGGAGTTATCGATGACTTAAGTTTGATAAATGAGACGGCTGTTGAGGCTATGGAGGGGGTATTGGGTATTAAAACTTATATTCCAAAATCCCCAGATCTTGAGAAGTTTAGATCTCGATGGAGAAGTTTATTCCCACGGGTGGAGCTGAGTGTCTATGGTCTGTGGGCTTATGATGCTACCACCGCACTAGCGGTAGCCATTGAAGAAGCTGGAACAAATAACATGACTTTCAGTAAAGTGGTGGATACAGGGAGGAATGTTTCTGAACTTGAAGCTCTTGGTTTATCTCAGTTCGGTCCAAAGCTTCTCCAAACACTCTTAACAGTTCAGTTCAGAGGACTTGCAGGAGAGTTTCGTTTTTTCCGCGGGCAACTGCAACCATCGGTGTTTGAGATTGTCAATATAATCAATACCGGAGAAAAATCAATAGGATTTTGGAAGGAGGGAAATGGTCTTGTGAAGAAACTTGATCAGCAAGCAAGTAGCATAAGCGCTTTATCTACTTGGAAAGATCATCTTAAACACATTGTATGGCCTGGAGAGGCGGATTCTGTTCCGAAAGGATGGCAGATCCCGACTAAGGGGAAGAAGTTGCGTATTGGAGTTCCCAAAAGAACCGGCTACACTGATCTTGTGAAAGTCACAAGGGATCCTATTACCAATTCAACTGTAGTCACAGGTTTTTGCATAGATTTCTTTGAGGCTGTGATTCGAGAACTGCCTTATGACGTCTCATATGAGTTCATACCTTTCGAAAAACCCGACGGAAAAACAGCCGGTAATTACAACGACTTGGTCTACCAAGTGTACCTCGGG AGATATGATGCGGTTGTGGGAGATACAACCATATTGGTGAACAGGTCTTCTTACGTCGACTTCACATTCCCATTTATTAAATCAGGTGTCGGATTGATCGTTGAAATGACAGACCCAGTAAAGAGAGACTATATACTTTTCATGAAACCTTTGTCATGGAAACTATGGTTGACTTCctttatctctttcttccttGTCGGTTGTACTGTATGGGTTCTCGAATATAAGCGTAATCCGGACTTTAGTGGACCGCCTAGATTCCAAGCTAGTACCATCTGTTGGTTTGCCTTCTCTACCATGGTTTTTGCTCCAA GAGAAAGAGTATTTAGCTTTTGGGCGAGGGCCCTGGTTATCGCATGGTACTTTCTCGTTCTCGTGTTAACCCAGAGTTACACAGCGAGTTTGGCATCGCTTTTGACATCACAGAAATTAAATCCAACAATAACCAGCATGAGTAGTTTGCttgaaaaaggagaaacagTGGGTTATCAGCGAACATCCTTCATCCTTGGAAAGCTTAAAGAAAGAGGTTTCCCGCAATCTAGCCTTGTGCCCTTTGATACTGCAGAAGAATGTGATGAGCTTCTAAGTAAAGGACCAAAAAAAGGTGGTGTCTCTGGAGCTTTCTTGGAAATACCTTACTTGAGACTCTTTCTTGGACAGTTTTGCAACACATACAAAATGGTTGAAGAACCCTTCAATGTTGATGGATTCGGCTTTGTAAGTTCCTATATCAAAACTTATGTGAAAATTGCATTAAATGGTGAGAGATCATAA
- the GLR2.3 gene encoding glutamate receptor 2.3, whose protein sequence is MCALFKPISIIYHLSPKRRKKNLQMRTEKLFFCILLVFFFCLEFNRGQNNGKTLVDVGVVTDVDTSHSKVVMLCINMSISDFYSSNPQFETRLVVNVGDSKSDVVGAAIAALDLIKNKQVKAILGPWTSMQAHFLIEIGQKSRVPIVSYSATSPILTSLRSPYFLRATYEDSFQVQPIKAIIKLFGWREVVPVYIDNTFGEGIMPRLTDALQDINVRIPYRSVIAINATDHEISVELLKMMNMPTRVFLVHMYYDLASRFFIKAKELGLMEPGYVWILTNGVIDDLSLINETAVEAMEGVLGIKTYIPKSPDLEKFRSRWRSLFPRVELSVYGLWAYDATTALAVAIEEAGTNNMTFSKVVDTGRNVSELEALGLSQFGPKLLQTLLTVQFRGLAGEFRFFRGQLQPSVFEIVNIINTGEKSIGFWKEGNGLVKKLDQQASSISALSTWKDHLKHIVWPGEADSVPKGWQIPTKGKKLRIGVPKRTGYTDLVKVTRDPITNSTVVTGFCIDFFEAVIRELPYDVSYEFIPFEKPDGKTAGNYNDLVYQVYLGRYDAVVGDTTILVNRSSYVDFTFPFIKSGVGLIVEMTDPVKRDYILFMKPLSWKLWLTSFISFFLVGCTVWVLEYKRNPDFSGPPRFQASTICWFAFSTMVFAPRERVFSFWARALVIAWYFLVLVLTQSYTASLASLLTSQKLNPTITSMSSLLEKGETVGYQRTSFILGKLKERGFPQSSLVPFDTAEECDELLSKGPKKGGVSGAFLEIPYLRLFLGQFCNTYKMVEEPFNVDGFGFVFPIGSPLVADVSRAILKVAESPKAMELERAWFKKKEQSCPDPITNPDPNPSFTSRQLDIDSFLFLFVGVLLVCVMALGNFTYCFLAKDQVSYLDKVEMSPCSSSQQMPVKRKTQLNMSQVHDQDSL, encoded by the exons ATGTGTGCATTATTTAAACCAATAAGCATCATCTATCACTTATCacctaaaagaagaaagaaaaatctccaAATGAGGACCGAAAAGCTTTTCTTCTGCATCTtgctcgtcttcttcttctgtttggaATTCAACAGAGGACAGAACAACGGCAAAACCCTAGTCGATGTCGGTGTTGTAACAGATGTCGATACTTCACACTCGAAGGTTGTCATGCTCTGCATCAACATGTCTATTAGTGATTTCTACTCTTCCAATCCCCAGTTTGAGACAAGGCTTGTTGTCAACGTAGGTGACTCCAAAAGTGACGTTGTAGGTGCCGCGATTGCAG CTCTTGACCTGATAAAGAACAAACAAGTGAAGGCTATTTTGGGGCCATGGACATCTATGCAAGCTCACTTCCTGATCGAGATTGGCCAAAAGTCCCGGGTTCCTATTGTTTCCTATTCTGCAACAAGCCCAATTCTTACTTCCCTTCGTAGTCCATACTTCTTACGTGCTACGTACGAAGACTCCTTTCAAGTTCAACCAATAAAAGCCATCATCAAATTGTTCGGATGGAGAGAAGTTGTGCCAGTTTACATTGACAACACCTTTGGTGAAGGTATAATGCCTCGTCTTACCGATGCTTTACAAGATATTAATGTCCGGATACCTTATAGATCCGTTATCGCTATCAATGCCACTGATCATGAAATCTCCGTGGAGCTTCTTAAGATGATGAACATGCCCACAAGAGTGTTCCTTGTCCACATGTACTATGATCTTGCCTCAAGATTCTTCATTAAAGCAAAAGAGCTTGGTTTGATGGAACCAGGATATGTCTGGATCCTTACCAATGGAGTTATCGATGACTTAAGTTTGATAAATGAGACGGCTGTTGAGGCTATGGAGGGGGTATTGGGTATTAAAACTTATATTCCAAAATCCCCAGATCTTGAGAAGTTTAGATCTCGATGGAGAAGTTTATTCCCACGGGTGGAGCTGAGTGTCTATGGTCTGTGGGCTTATGATGCTACCACCGCACTAGCGGTAGCCATTGAAGAAGCTGGAACAAATAACATGACTTTCAGTAAAGTGGTGGATACAGGGAGGAATGTTTCTGAACTTGAAGCTCTTGGTTTATCTCAGTTCGGTCCAAAGCTTCTCCAAACACTCTTAACAGTTCAGTTCAGAGGACTTGCAGGAGAGTTTCGTTTTTTCCGCGGGCAACTGCAACCATCGGTGTTTGAGATTGTCAATATAATCAATACCGGAGAAAAATCAATAGGATTTTGGAAGGAGGGAAATGGTCTTGTGAAGAAACTTGATCAGCAAGCAAGTAGCATAAGCGCTTTATCTACTTGGAAAGATCATCTTAAACACATTGTATGGCCTGGAGAGGCGGATTCTGTTCCGAAAGGATGGCAGATCCCGACTAAGGGGAAGAAGTTGCGTATTGGAGTTCCCAAAAGAACCGGCTACACTGATCTTGTGAAAGTCACAAGGGATCCTATTACCAATTCAACTGTAGTCACAGGTTTTTGCATAGATTTCTTTGAGGCTGTGATTCGAGAACTGCCTTATGACGTCTCATATGAGTTCATACCTTTCGAAAAACCCGACGGAAAAACAGCCGGTAATTACAACGACTTGGTCTACCAAGTGTACCTCGGG AGATATGATGCGGTTGTGGGAGATACAACCATATTGGTGAACAGGTCTTCTTACGTCGACTTCACATTCCCATTTATTAAATCAGGTGTCGGATTGATCGTTGAAATGACAGACCCAGTAAAGAGAGACTATATACTTTTCATGAAACCTTTGTCATGGAAACTATGGTTGACTTCctttatctctttcttccttGTCGGTTGTACTGTATGGGTTCTCGAATATAAGCGTAATCCGGACTTTAGTGGACCGCCTAGATTCCAAGCTAGTACCATCTGTTGGTTTGCCTTCTCTACCATGGTTTTTGCTCCAA GAGAAAGAGTATTTAGCTTTTGGGCGAGGGCCCTGGTTATCGCATGGTACTTTCTCGTTCTCGTGTTAACCCAGAGTTACACAGCGAGTTTGGCATCGCTTTTGACATCACAGAAATTAAATCCAACAATAACCAGCATGAGTAGTTTGCttgaaaaaggagaaacagTGGGTTATCAGCGAACATCCTTCATCCTTGGAAAGCTTAAAGAAAGAGGTTTCCCGCAATCTAGCCTTGTGCCCTTTGATACTGCAGAAGAATGTGATGAGCTTCTAAGTAAAGGACCAAAAAAAGGTGGTGTCTCTGGAGCTTTCTTGGAAATACCTTACTTGAGACTCTTTCTTGGACAGTTTTGCAACACATACAAAATGGTTGAAGAACCCTTCAATGTTGATGGATTCGGCTTT GTTTTTCCAATCGGATCACCTCTAGTGGCCGATGTTTCAAGGGCCATCTTAAAAGTAGCAGAGTCTCCAAAGGCAATGGAGCTCGAGCGTGCATggttcaagaagaaagaacaaagctGTCCTGATCCAATTACTAATCCAGATCCAAATCCCTCTTTCACCTCTAGGCAGCTTGACATAGacagtttcttgtttctgtttgtTGGCGTGTTACTTGTGTGTGTTATGGCACTCGGAAATTTCACATATTGTTTCCTAGCGAAAGACCAGGTTTCGTACCTCGATAAGGTAGAGATGAGTCCGTGTTCATCAAGTCAACAAATGCCTGTCAAGAGGAAGACACAATTAAATATGTCTCAAGTTCATGACCAAGACAGTctttaa